In a single window of the Caldicellulosiruptoraceae bacterium PP1 genome:
- a CDS encoding MFS transporter, protein MQKSQTNLPEKLWTSNFIKIMIMSFLLSFSFNMQNTALPLYAQYIGGNKSDAGMMMGVFTISALIFRPIFGNLVDTKGRKIILIGGIFLFSIFIFSYGLISSIILLLIIRFLHGIGFSAYTTANGTVVADILPESRLTEGIGYFGISNIIATAIGPTATLFLINNISYKTSFFIFYFVCLLGLMMAFLLNFQKSIEQQGKNTNKKIVIVEKTAMPSSIVVFLIMIPVGAVMTFLPTYALSKGINNIGIFFTVYAIALLITRPIIGRIADRVDTSLILIPGMIFLIINFVILIYAKSIEWFVVAGIFYGFGFGSTQPILNALLIRLSPPERRGTTNATFFSAMDFGVGIGSIAFGVIAQKIGFKAVFILCVVFVIFAIIGYYIFLKKHTKKDTDIVNNKICQAIE, encoded by the coding sequence ATGCAAAAAAGTCAAACAAATTTACCTGAGAAGCTCTGGACATCAAATTTTATCAAGATTATGATTATGTCATTTTTGCTTAGTTTTTCATTTAATATGCAAAATACAGCACTGCCACTTTACGCACAGTATATAGGAGGAAATAAATCTGATGCAGGTATGATGATGGGAGTATTTACAATATCTGCACTAATATTTAGACCTATATTTGGGAATTTGGTTGATACTAAAGGAAGAAAAATAATATTGATTGGTGGTATATTTCTTTTTTCAATATTCATATTTTCATATGGACTTATTTCATCAATAATACTATTGTTAATTATAAGGTTTTTACATGGAATAGGGTTTAGTGCGTATACTACGGCTAATGGAACAGTTGTTGCAGATATACTTCCAGAATCAAGGCTTACTGAAGGGATTGGGTATTTTGGCATATCAAATATAATAGCAACAGCAATAGGACCAACAGCAACATTGTTTTTAATAAACAATATAAGCTATAAGACATCATTTTTTATATTTTATTTTGTCTGTTTGTTAGGGCTTATGATGGCATTTTTGCTAAATTTTCAAAAATCAATTGAACAGCAAGGGAAAAACACAAATAAAAAGATTGTAATAGTTGAAAAAACAGCAATGCCAAGTTCGATAGTTGTATTTTTGATAATGATCCCAGTTGGTGCAGTAATGACCTTTTTGCCTACCTATGCCCTTTCAAAAGGGATTAATAATATAGGTATATTTTTCACAGTATATGCAATAGCTCTTCTTATAACAAGACCTATAATAGGTCGTATTGCAGATAGAGTGGATACCTCTTTAATATTGATACCCGGAATGATATTCTTAATTATTAATTTTGTTATTCTAATATATGCAAAAAGTATCGAATGGTTTGTTGTTGCAGGGATTTTTTACGGGTTTGGATTTGGCTCTACTCAGCCAATATTAAATGCACTCTTAATAAGGCTCTCACCTCCAGAAAGAAGAGGAACTACTAATGCAACATTCTTTTCAGCTATGGATTTTGGGGTTGGAATAGGCTCTATTGCTTTTGGTGTAATAGCACAAAAGATAGGTTTTAAGGCAGTCTTTATCTTATGTGTAGTATTTGTTATATTTGCGATAATTGGATACTATATTTTTCTTAAAAAACACACGAAAAAAGATACAGATATAGTTAATAATAAAATTTGTCAAGCAATAGAATAA
- the pgmB gene encoding beta-phosphoglucomutase yields the protein MTYKKYKAALFDLDGVIVDTAKYHYLAWKRLAKELGFDFTEKDNERLKGVSRMRSLEILLEVGGLSFSEEEKIKLAEKKNNWYVEYITKMDESEILPGAKECLIKLREKGVKISLCSASKNAQLILNNLRIKDLFDAIIDGTKTSKAKPDPEVFLLGAKELNILPEECVVFEDAEAGIQAAKSANMFAVGIGDEKILSKADIVIKGLHEFDVDMLF from the coding sequence ATGACTTATAAGAAATACAAAGCAGCATTATTTGATTTAGATGGGGTTATTGTTGATACTGCAAAGTATCATTATCTTGCATGGAAGAGGCTTGCAAAAGAGCTTGGATTTGATTTTACAGAAAAAGACAACGAAAGGCTAAAGGGTGTAAGCCGTATGAGGTCTTTAGAGATACTGTTAGAAGTAGGTGGGCTTAGCTTTAGTGAAGAGGAAAAAATTAAGTTGGCTGAAAAGAAAAACAACTGGTATGTAGAATATATAACCAAAATGGATGAATCTGAAATATTACCTGGAGCTAAAGAGTGCCTTATTAAATTAAGAGAAAAAGGTGTTAAAATTTCTCTTTGTTCAGCAAGCAAAAATGCACAGCTAATACTAAATAATCTAAGAATTAAAGACCTTTTTGATGCAATAATTGATGGGACAAAAACATCTAAAGCAAAACCAGACCCAGAGGTTTTCCTATTAGGAGCAAAGGAACTTAATATCTTACCAGAGGAATGTGTTGTGTTTGAGGATGCAGAAGCTGGAATACAGGCTGCAAAATCAGCAAATATGTTTGCAGTTGGAATAGGCGATGAAAAAATATTATCAAAAGCTGATATTGTAATCAAAGGATTACATGAGTTTGATGTAGATATGTTATTTTAG